In Rhodococcus qingshengii JCM 15477, the sequence CCGAACTGTCTGACGTCGAGCGGCGCGACCTCTTCGCACGCCAGATACTGCAGGTGACGACGGTCGCGCCACTGGCCAACATGGTCAATGTACTCAGCGTGTGCGCTTTGCTTGTGTATGTCATACCCCCCGGTCACAACGAGTTTCGGGTGATCTGGGGTTCTGCGGCCTTCTTGGTCGTCCTCAATTCGGTGCGCGTCTGGATACCGCGAGTCGTCCTGAAGGGCCGGTACACGCCCAAACATACGACGAGGTACGACTACTGGGCGCTCATGCTCGAGGTGATCCTGCTCGGGCTTCTGCTTGTCGTTCTCGCCGCCGCGATGCTTCCCGTGACGGACAACTCGCGAAAGCTTGTGCTTCTAGCGACATTCGCCGGAGTCATGGGCGCCGGCGCCGTAGCGTTGTCGACGGTTCGGTCGATAGCGGTAGCGTGGATTCTGGTGCACAGCATCGGATTGCTCGTCGTTATCCTGCCCAAGAGAACTACAGAATATGCTGTCCTCTCGTTCCAGTTGGTCGTTTACTCGGTGACACTGATTATCGGCGTCGTGTACCTCTGGGCGTCGTTCCGAAGTCGTTGTCTCGCCGAGTTCGAGGCTGCTGCCGAGCGCCAGACGGTCAGTTTGCTTCTCGACGATTTCGAGGGTGGGTCACGCGACTGGCTGTGGGAAGTCGACACCACCGGGACGTTGTCGCACACCTCCGCTCGGCTGTCGCAGATCTCGGGAGTTCCCGTCTCCGACCTGCAAACCCTGTCGCTGCGCGGATTGTTGGATCGGCTCGACGTGGGTTCGACGAAGAGTGGCCGAGCCGCGGTCCAGGTCATCGGAGATCACCTCGACCGCCTCATGCCGTTTCGAGAGGTCGTCATTCCCGTTCGTGTCGACGGCGTCGACCGATGGTGGTCTCTGTCGGGTCATCCCAGGCTATCCGAGGCCACGGAGTTCGTGGGTTGGCGAGGCGTGGGCTCGGACATCACCGAGAAGTACAACTACGAGCGGCGAATTCTGTGGCTTGCTGCAACCGACGGACTGACCGGGCTCCCGAATCGCCGGACGTTCGGCTCGGAGCTGTCCGACGCGCTCGGCACCGTCCGAACCGGCGAGGAAGTCCTTGTCGGAATCCTCGACCTGGACAATTTCAAGTCGGTGAACGACACGTTAGGGCACCCTGTCGGTGACAAATTGTTGATTTCCGTTGCTGCACGGCTCAATCGGGTGGTCGACGGCGCCATGTGCGCGCGAATCGGTGGTGACGAATTCGGCGTCGTCTTGCGGGGAACAGGGGACGGCGGAGAGGTGTTCGCTCGCTATCTGGATGCATTGCGTGAGCCGTTTTACGTGCGGGGGAATCGCATCGAGGTTCGTGCATCGATCGGCTATGCCGGCGCACCCGCAGATTCCGAAGATGCGGACACGCTTGTCATGTCCGCCGACCTGGCGCTGTATGCGGCAAAATCCGCCGGCAAGAACCGGGTAGGAAGATACTCGCCGGTGCTGCGGGCGCGGGCCAGGGAGCGAGCATCGGCCCTGCAAGAACTTGGGCTTGCGATCGAGTCTCGGCAGTTCGAGCTGTACTACCAACCGCAGGTTCGTGCGGACACCGGCCGCGTCGAGGGTTTCGAGGCACTGCTTCGCTGGAATCACCCGGTGCGGGGCGTGCTTGCACCGCACATTTTCATCGATGTCGCGGAGGAGACCGGCCTGATAGTCCCTCTGGGGCTTCAGGTACTGAACATGGCGTGCGCCGAAGCCGCGACGTGGCCCGACGACACTTACGTGACGGTGAACGTCTCTCCGGTGCAACTGATGTCGTCCGGCTTCGGATCGGCCGTGAACGATGCGCTGGAGGCAAGCGGTCTGTCCGGCAAACGGCTTCAGCTGGAAATCACAGAGACGGGAGCAGTGGAGGAGCTTGCCGTCGCCGAGTTGGATCGCCTGCGTGCCACCGGAATTGCGATTGCCCTGGACGACTTCGGAACCGGCTATTCGTCTTTCGAGAGTTTGAAGAAACTGCCGTTGGACATCCTCAAGATCGACCGGTCGTTCATCACCGAACTGAGCGAGGGTGATTCGGCAGTTGTCACTTCGGTGGTCGAGGTGGCGAAGGCGCTCGGTATGCAGTCATTGGCGGAAGGCGTGGAGACGGCCGACCAGCTGAGGCTCTTGCTTACCGCCGGTTGCGAATTGGTTCAGGGTTACTACGTCAGCCGACCGATGCCGGCGAAGGAAGTGGCCGAGTACCTCAGCGCAACTGCCCACTCCAACGGTGGGTATTTTCATTCGTTCTGACAACTGTGCGCCTTTATTAACCGCGGGCGGTTAATAAAGGCGCACAGCAGGGAGGTTAGCGCGGCGCCATGCGCAGTGCGCCGTCCATGCGGATGGTCTCGCCGTTGAGGTAGTCGTGCTCGACGATCATCTGCGCGAGCTGCGCGTACTCGGACGGCTGGCCCAGGCGGGACGGGAACGGAACGCCGGCCTCGAGGCCCTTGCGGTACTCGTCGGTGACGCCTGCGAGCATCGGGGTGTCGATGATGCCGGGAGCGATCGTGTTGACGCGGATGCCGAACTGCGCAAGGTCACGGGCAGCCGGAACCGTCATGCCGTGCACGCCGCCCTTGGAGGCGGAGTACGCGATCTGGCCGATCTGGCCTTCGAAGGCAGCAACGGAAGCGGTGTTGATGACAACGCCGCGCTGGCCCGACTCGTCGACGGCCTCGGTCTTGGCGATGGCGTCGGCGGCCAGGCGCATGACGTTGAAGGTGCCGAGCAGGTTGACGGTGATGACCGTGCGGAACAGCTCGAGGTCGTGCGGACCCTTCTTGGACAGGATGCGTCCGGCCCAGCCGACACCGGCACAGTTGACGACGATGCGCAGCGGGGAGCCCGACTCGACGATCTGGTTGATCGCTGCTTCGACCTCTTCGCCGCTGGTCACGTCGGTGGGGATGAGGGTGACGCCGGCGGGGACGTTGTCGCCTGCGCGCTCGATCGACGCGGGCAGATCCAGGCCGAAGACGGTAGCGCCGGCGTCGGCGAGGCGCTTGGCTGTTGCGGCGCCGAGGCCTGATGCCGCTCCGGTGACCAGTGCTGCGGTTCCCTTGATTTCCACTTCGTGTGCTCCTCGAGTTAGCGATCGGTAAGGCGGTGGTACGTGTCGAGAACCATAACGCGAGGGTGTATGTGAGGGCGAACGCGCGAGACCCGCGTAGGGCTGGGTACCTTGGACGCGAGGTCTGAGAGCAAAGCACCGGACGAGAGGGGACCTGCGTGAGCAAGGCGCCTGTGCGTCCCGCCGCTTCTGTCGAGAATTTCGAGCGGTTGCAGCGCGACCCTCTCTTCGAAGA encodes:
- a CDS encoding SDR family NAD(P)-dependent oxidoreductase; this encodes MEIKGTAALVTGAASGLGAATAKRLADAGATVFGLDLPASIERAGDNVPAGVTLIPTDVTSGEEVEAAINQIVESGSPLRIVVNCAGVGWAGRILSKKGPHDLELFRTVITVNLLGTFNVMRLAADAIAKTEAVDESGQRGVVINTASVAAFEGQIGQIAYSASKGGVHGMTVPAARDLAQFGIRVNTIAPGIIDTPMLAGVTDEYRKGLEAGVPFPSRLGQPSEYAQLAQMIVEHDYLNGETIRMDGALRMAPR
- a CDS encoding putative bifunctional diguanylate cyclase/phosphodiesterase, which codes for MLSRLASSASDAELSDVERRDLFARQILQVTTVAPLANMVNVLSVCALLVYVIPPGHNEFRVIWGSAAFLVVLNSVRVWIPRVVLKGRYTPKHTTRYDYWALMLEVILLGLLLVVLAAAMLPVTDNSRKLVLLATFAGVMGAGAVALSTVRSIAVAWILVHSIGLLVVILPKRTTEYAVLSFQLVVYSVTLIIGVVYLWASFRSRCLAEFEAAAERQTVSLLLDDFEGGSRDWLWEVDTTGTLSHTSARLSQISGVPVSDLQTLSLRGLLDRLDVGSTKSGRAAVQVIGDHLDRLMPFREVVIPVRVDGVDRWWSLSGHPRLSEATEFVGWRGVGSDITEKYNYERRILWLAATDGLTGLPNRRTFGSELSDALGTVRTGEEVLVGILDLDNFKSVNDTLGHPVGDKLLISVAARLNRVVDGAMCARIGGDEFGVVLRGTGDGGEVFARYLDALREPFYVRGNRIEVRASIGYAGAPADSEDADTLVMSADLALYAAKSAGKNRVGRYSPVLRARARERASALQELGLAIESRQFELYYQPQVRADTGRVEGFEALLRWNHPVRGVLAPHIFIDVAEETGLIVPLGLQVLNMACAEAATWPDDTYVTVNVSPVQLMSSGFGSAVNDALEASGLSGKRLQLEITETGAVEELAVAELDRLRATGIAIALDDFGTGYSSFESLKKLPLDILKIDRSFITELSEGDSAVVTSVVEVAKALGMQSLAEGVETADQLRLLLTAGCELVQGYYVSRPMPAKEVAEYLSATAHSNGGYFHSF